TCCGCGATCGACGGCGTCGCGCGACCCTCGGCGTATCGCACAGATACGCGGTCGGGTCGCGCTCCTTGCGCTCGCGGCGGCTCACGGTTCTCGCTCGAAACCGATCCGTGGCGCAGACTCCTAGCGCGGACGCAGGCTCGTGACCGAGTCGCGGATGCCGAGCGTCAGGATCGCGGCGAGCGGCGCCGCGACCTGCGCCGGGCCGGGTAGGAGGTAGAGGCCGAGGGCGAGGCCCGCCACCCATGCCGCCAGCACGACGCGCCTGCGCACTTGCGCCAGCATGAGCGCCACGGCGAGGAGCGAAAGGGCGACCGAGATCAACGACATGGCCCGAATCCTCGGGTAATGTCGGCCCGATCGGGAGGCGACTTGAGGGCGGCCCCGGGTTGCGCGACGTCGCGCCCGGCCGTAGGGAGTCGACGAGGAGTCGCCAATGAAGACACTCGTCAACGTGCTCGCGGCCGTGGCTCTCGCCGTACCGTTCTCCGCCGGGCCGACCTCGGCCGGTCAGAAGATTCTTCCGCCCGCGTTCGGGAAGGAGCTCGTGCCCGAGCAGTCCTCGCAGGAGTACAAAGGGCCGAGCGCCGAGATCGAGGAGCGGATCGAAGAAGAGAAGGAAGAGCGCGCGGCCGAACGGCCGCGACACCAGCGCGGCGGGGGCGGCGGCGGACGCGTTCGCATCCAGCTCGACGGCGACGTGGACGGCGGCGGGCGCGAGGTCGACGACGATTTCTAGCCGCCGCCGCGTCGCTCGACGCGTACGCGCAGTCGGACGCGGATCGCCGCGTCCTCGCCGCGGGCGTCGGGCTCCGGATCGGCGCGCGCGATCCAACGCCGCCCGTCGGCCGCGAGCCAGCGTGGGATGACCTCGCGGAGCACGCCGCGCCCGTCGGGGCTGTGGCGTCCTTTCCCGTAGACGACGCGCACCTCGGGGATGCCGGCCGCGTGCGCTTCGGCGAGGAAGCGTTCGGTTGCCGCGACGGCCTCGCGGACGCCGAACCCGTGCAGGTCGAGCTCGGGAAGCCGACGGCTCGCCGCGGCGCCGGCGGCGCCGGCGGCGACGCCGCGCGCCAGGAGGCGGTCGAGCCATGCGGCGAGCCGGCGCATCCGCGAACTATCGCACGAGCGTGCGCTCCGTCGCATCGCGCGCATGCGCTTTGGCGCGCCAAGTCTCATCGCCGGCGCGCCGACCGCCCGAGGCGTCGCGCCTGTGACGCTGTGCCACGAGCGCCCGCCGCTGTGTCATCGCTGCGCGTGCCGCGCCATCCCTGACACAGCACGCGGAACTCCTGCGGCGGCGAGGCTGCCGCGGCGCGCGTCGCGAGATCGCCCACTTCGGCCCCCGGCACTCGGATGGGTCCACGCCGAACGGGCTGGTCGGGCGCTTGCTCTAGCACGCTCGATAGCTCGTGCTCGCGGCGAGCCGATGCCCCATGTCGATCTCCGTCGCCCTTCTCCTGATCGCGAGCACGGGTCTGCTCGCCTGGCTCGCGCGCCGCGCCGCACCCGACCCGACCGGCTCGGCCTGGCTCGCGCGCGCGCTGCGGGCGCTCTCGGAGGCGCCCGGGGCGGCCGCGACCGTGAGCGTGCTCTCGACGGAGGTCGCCACGGGCATCAATGCGTCGCACGTCGAGTGGTGGCGCCGTCGCGACGACGGCAGCTGGGAGTCGCGCCTCGGCCGGATTGCCGATGCCGACGCGCTCGCGCTCGACGCCTGGGTCGCGGCCGGCGTCACCTGGCAACGGCGCGGCGAGATCGGTACGGCGGACGCCGCCGTCGGCGCGCTCGCGGCGACCGGCGCCCGGCTGGTCGTGCCGATCCGTTGCGGCACGCGTCCCGTCGGGCTCCTCGCCGCCGGCGGTCGGCCCGACGGCCGCGTCTACGACGCGCGCGCCGTGGGCGACGCCGAGGTGGTCGCGCACCATCTCGCGCTCCTCGCGGAGCGCGCCGAGACCGCGGCCGTCCTCGACGAGACGCGGCGCATGGTGCAGCGGTCGACGCGACTCTCGACGGTGGGCACGCTCGCCGCCGAGCTCGCGCACGAGATCCGCAATCCGCTCGTCGCCGTGCAGACGTTCCTCCAGATCCTCCCCGAGCGGCTCGACGACCCCGAGGTCACGATCGACCTCCGCGCCGTGGCGCTGAACGAGCTCCAGCGCGTGGCGCGCCTCCTGAACGAGCTGCTCGGCATGGCGCGCGCGTCGGTCACGAGCTTCGCGGCGACCGATCTCGAGCTCCTCGTCGAGCAGGTCGTCCGCCTCCTGCAGGTGTCGGCGCGCAAGAAGGACGTCACGCTCGAGCGCCGGGGCGACGTGCTGCCGGTCGGCGCCGCCGACGCCTCACGCTTGAAGCAGGCGCTCGTGAACCTGGTGCTGAACGCGATCCAGGCGAGCCCGGTCGGCAAGACCGTCTGGGTCGAGACGCGCGCCGCCGCCGAGGCGGTCGACGCGCCGCACGTCGAGGTCGTCGTGCGCGACCAAGGTCCGGGCGTGGCCCCGGACCTGCGCGAGCGGGTCTTCGAGCCGTTCGTGACCACCAAGGAGAACGGCACCGGGCTCGGCTTGTCGGTGACGCGACAGATCGTCACCGATCACGGCGGGACCATCGCGATCGACAGCGGGCCGGCCGGCGGCGCGGTGTTCGCCGTGCGGATCCCGCTCGTGCTGCCGTCCGCCGAGCGCCGCGACCAGGCGGCCTGAGGCCCGACGACGTCGCGAGCGAGCCGTCTCGCGCGCTCATTCCCAGCGCAGCGCCTCGATCGGGTCGAGCCGCGACGCCTTGTACGCCGGGTAGTAGCCGAAGAAGATCCCGACGGCCCCGGAAAACAGGAACGCCGCCGCGACCGACGCCGGCTCAAGCACCGTCGGCCACTGCGCGATCCGGCCGATGAGACGGGTCGCGACGAGGCCGGTCGCGATGCCGACCAGGCCGCCGGTCATGCTGAGCACTGTGGCTTCGGTGAGGAACTGGAGGAGGATGTGGCGCGCCTTCGCGCCGACCGCCATGCGGAGGCCGATCTCGCGCGTCCGCTCGGTCACCGACACGAGCAGGATGTTCATGATTCCGATGCCGCCCACCAGGAGCGAGATCGACGCGATCGCGAGCAGGAGGTTCCCCATGACTTCGCTCGCCGCGGCGCTCGCGCCCGCCATGTCCTCGAGGGTACGGACGGTGAAGTCGTCCTCCTGGCCGCGCGCGATGCGGTGTTGCTGACGCAGCACGGAGGCGATCGCGTCGGCGGCGACCGGCAGGTCGGCCGTGCTCCGCGCGCTCGCGTAGATGATCTCGACCGTGCCGAGGATACCGGCGCCCATCACGCGGCGCTCGGCGGTCGAGAAGGGGATCATCACGACGTCGTCCTGGTCCTGGCCCCACGACGACTGGCCTTTCGCTGCCAGAACGCCGATCACCTTGAACGGCACGTTCTTGATGCGGACGACCGTGCCGACCGGGTCCTGGCCCGAGCCGAAGAGATTGCGTGCCACCGTCTGCCCGAGCACGGCCACCTTGGCGCCGCTCTTCTCGTGACGCTCGGTGAAGAAGCCGCCGCTCGCGATCTGCCAGTCGCGCACGCGCTCGAACTCGTCGGTGACTCCCTGCACGACCGTCGACCAGTTGGCGCCGCCGTAGATCACTTGCAGCACCTGCCGGCGGGAATACGTGACCGCGGCGACCTCGGGCACGCGCGCCAGCGCCTTCGCATCGTCGACCGTCAGCGTCGAGGCGCCGCCCCATCCCGAGCGGGCACCGCCCGAGGTCACGGCACCGGGGATCACCATGATGATGTTGGTGCCGAAGCTCGCCAGCTGCTGCTGCACGAAGCGGTCCGCGCCGGCGCCGACGCTCACCATCGCGATCACCGAGGCGACTCCGATGATCATCCCGAGCATGGTGAGCCCCGAGCGCAGGCGGTTCCGCCACAGCGCGCGCGAGGCGGCGCGCGCGGTCATGGCGAGGAGCTTCGCGGCGCCGAGGCCGGCGCTCACGCTCCGGCCCTCGTCGCGTGCGGCCGCGCGGCGCGGCGCGCCTCGGCCGGCGTGTCGGCGACGATGCGGCCGTCGCGGAACTCGATCACGCGGTCGCTCGCGGCGGCGACCTCCGGATCGTGGGTCACGACCACGATCGTGACCCCGGTCGCGCGGTTCAGCGCGACGAGCATCGCCATGATCTCGCCGCCGGTGCGGCTGTCGAGGTTGCCGGTCGGCTCGTCGGCGAGGAGCAGGTCGGGGTCGCCGACGAGGGCGCGCGCGATTGCGACCCGCTGCTGCTCGCCGCCCGACATCTGGCTCGGCACGTGGTGCGCGCGGTGCGCGATGCCGGCGCGGGCGAGCGCCGCGGCGGCCCGCGGCCGCTGCTCGGCGAGGGGCAGCGGGCCGTAGTAGAGCGGCAGCTCGACGTTCTCGAGCGCCGTCGTTCGCGCCAGCAGGTTGAAGCTCTGGAAGACGAAGCCGATGCGGCGGTTGCGGATCTCGGCGCGCGCGTCGCCGTCGAGGCCGCCGACCTCACGGCCGCCGAGACGGTAGACGCCGCTCGTCGGGCGATCGAGGCACCCGAGGATGTTCATCAGCGTCGACTTCCCCGAGCCCGACGGGCCGACGATCGCGACGAGTTCGCCCGCGTCGATGCGGAGCGTAGCGTCGACGAGCGCATGCACGGTCGCGTCGCCGAGCGCGTAGCGGCGCGCCAGCCCGACGGTCTCGATGAGGGGCGTGCCGCCCGGCGCCGCGGCCATCTCAGCGCCGGCGTCCTCCGCCGCCCATGTTGAACCCGGGGGGGCGCTGCGTCGTCTGCGCGGACGCCTCGGTCCGACGTTCGACCCCGACGACGACCGGGTCGCCCTCGCGGAGGGCGTCGCCATGCACCTCGGTGTAGCTGTCGTCGGAGAGCCCCGGCGCGACCACGACGGGCTCCGGAGCGCCGCCGGCGAGGCGCCAGATCGCGGTCCCGGCGGGCGCCGCGGCCGCCTCGCCCTCGCCGGCCGGCGGGCGGAAGCGCAGCGCCGCGGTCGGCACGCGCAGCACGTTCTCACGGCGGCCCGTCACGATGTCGACGTTCGCGGTCATGCCGGGTCGGAGTGCGAGGTCCGCGTTGCCGGCGTCGATGACGACGTCGTAGGTGATCACGTTCTGGACGTTCAGCGGCGAGTTCCGCACCTGGGAGACGACGCCCGTGAAGGCCCGCTCCGGATAGGCGTCGACGGTGAAGGTCGCCGTCTGCCCGGCACGCACCGTGCCGATGTCCGCCTCGCTGACGTTGGCGTTCACCTGCATCTTGGTGAGGTCCTCGGCGATCACGAAGAGGGTCGGCGTCTGGAAGCTCGCAGCGACGGTCTGACCGACGTCGACGTTGCGCGACACGACCACGCCGTCGACCGGCGACACGATGTCGGTGTAGCCGAGGTTCACGCGCGCCTCCTCGAGCTTGGCTTCGGCCTGTCGCGTTTGCGCTTCCTGGAGCGCGACGTCGGCGTGCGCTTGCGCGACCCCGCTCGCCAGCACGTCGACCGCGTCGGCCGCGACGATGCCCTGCGCCGCGAGCGCGCGGTTGCGGGCGAGGTTGGCGGTCTTGTACGCGCGGTCCGCACGCGCCTTGGCGAGCGCCGCGCGCGCGTTCGCGAGCTCGGCCTCGGCTTGCTGTACGCGGAGCTGGAATGGGCGCGGGTCGATCTTCGCGACTCGCTGGCCCCTGGCCACGAGCGAGTTGAAGTCGACGTCGATCGCTTGGATCGGACCGGAGACGTAGGTGCCGACCTGCACCGTCGTGACCGGATTCACGGTGCCGGTCGCGGTGATGCTCGCGACGAGGTCGCCGCGCGTCACCTTCTCGGTACGCCAGCGCTGGACCTCGCGGTCCCGATCGCCGAGGGCGCGGTAGACGATTCCCGCGGCCGCGACGAGCGCGACGGCCACCGCCAACGAGCGCCAACGACGCGTCATGCGCTCAGTATAGACGCTCCGTGCGCGCGCGCGAGACGACCTCGGGCGGAGGGTCATCGCAGCGGCTTCTACGGGAGGTCGCCCAACCGTCCGTTCGCCGGGGCCGGCGCGGGGCGGCCCCGGCGCCGTGCGGAGGCCTTGCGCAGGCGCGCGACCCAGCCGAGGCGACCGAGGTCGTCGAAGAGCGCGTAGGCGACCGGCGTGACCAGCAGGCTCAGCAGCAGGCAGAGCGTCTGGCCGCCGATGATCACCTTGGCCATCGAGGCGCGCGACGCCGCGCCAGGGCCGGTGCCGAGCGCCATCGGCAGCATGCCGAGCACCAGCATCACGCTCGTCATGAGGATCGGACGCAGGCGCGCGTGGTTGGCTTCGATGATCGCGGTGTCGCGATCGATGCCCTTCGCCCGCAGCGTGTTGGTGTAGTCGACCTGCAGGATGCCGTTCTTCTTCACGATGCCGAACAGCATGAAGATGCCGAAGATCGAGTACACGTCGAGGGGGTTCCGCAGCACCCACAGCGAGAAGACCGCGAACGGGATCGAGAGCGGCAGCGCCAGCATGATGGTGATCGGGTGCAGGAAGCTCTCGAACTGCGCCGCGAGCACCATGTACATGAAGAGCAGGCTCAACAGGAAGGCGGTGATGAAGTTCGCGACCGTTTCCTCGAGCACCTTCGCGCGGCCGCCGAGCTTGATCTGGTACTGCGCCGGCAGGTTCATCTCCCGGATCCACCGCTGCACGCGCTCGACGGCGACCGAGAGCGGGATGCCGTGCAGGTTCGCGAAGAAGCCGACCTTGCGCTCGCGGTTCTCGCGCTCGATCTGCGCCGGGCCGAGCGCCTCCTCGAGGTCCACGAGGCTGTAGATCTTCACGAGATTCGCGGCCGGCGACCAGACGGTGAGGGCGTAGACGTCGGCGGGACCGGTTCGCTTTCCGGGGTCGGCGCGGAGCCAGACGTCGTACTGCTCGTCTTCCTCTTTGTATTTCGACACCGGCTCGCCGCCGACGAGGATGCTGAGCGTCTGCGCGATCTCCTCGACCCGGAGCCCCATGGCGGAGGCGCGCTCGCGGTCGATCGCGGCGCGGAGCTCGGGCTTCCGGACCGAGAGCGTCGTGTCGACGTCGACGAAGGCCGGGTCGGCCTTCATGCGCGCGGCGAGCTCGTCGGAATACTTCGTGAGCTTCTCGAGGCTCGGGCCGAGGAGGCTGAACTCGAGCTCGCTCTGGCGCGTGCCGCCGCCGCGGAACGCGTTGATGCCCTGGACGCTGGCGCGGAGGTCGGGGTAGGCGGCCAGGACCTTTCGCGCGTCGGCCATGACGTCGAACTGCGAGAAGTCGCGTTCGGAGAGATCGCTCAGGCGCACGTAGATCGACGCGATCGTGACGTCTCCCTCGCCGGGGCGCGCCTTGCCGGTCGTGTCGCCGATGGTGGTGAGGGTTTCGCGGACGCCGCGCAGCGAGCGGAACTTGGCCTCCAGCTCCTGTGTGAGCGCGTCGGTGCGCTCGAGGTTGTAGCCGCCCGGCGTCTGGAGGATCACCTCGAACTCGCTCTGGTCGTCCTGCGGCACGAACTGCGTTCCGACGGCGCGCAGGAGCGGGCCGGTCGTGAGGGTGATCGCCAGGGAGAGGAGCAGGATCGCGGCGCGATGGTTCAGGGACCAGCGGAGGCAGGCTCCGTAGAAGCGGTCGATCGCGCGATAGAAGGGACTCTCCTTTGCGGAGTGCGCCGGGTCCTTCGGCTTCAGGAAGCGCGACGACAGCATCGGTGTCAGCGTGAACGACACCAGCAGCGAGAACGCGATCGCGAATGCGACCGTGATGCCGAAGCTCTGGAAGAAGCGCCCGATGATGCCACCCATGAAGGCGACGGGGAGGAAGATCACGATCAGCGAGAACGTGGTCGCCGTCACGGCGAGTCCGATCTCGCGGGTGCCGATCGACGCTGCACGGTACGGCTCCTCGCCCCGCTCTTCGATGTGGCGAAAGATATTCTCGAGGATGACGACGGCATCGTCGATGACGATGCCGACCGCGAGTACGAGGGCCAGCATCGTCACGTTGTTCAGGGTAAAACCCATGTATCGCATCATCGTGAAGGTCGCGATGATCGACGTGGGAATGGCGACGGACGCGATCAGCGTGCTGCGCGCGTCGCGCATGAAGAGCCAGACGGTCAGTGCGACCAGGATCGCGCCGAGGATCAGGTGGTGCTGCACCTCGGAGATCGTCCGCTTGATGAAGCGCGACTGGTCGACCACGACCTCGGTCGAGACGTCGGGCGGCAGGATCGGCTGCAGCTCGGCGAGCTTTGCCTTCACGGCGTCGACGACGGCGACGACGTTCGTGCCCGACTGCTTCTTCACGATGAGGCTGACGGCGTTCTTGTCGTTCAGCCGTGCCCGGCTGCGCGGCTCGGCGACGCCGTTCTCGACCCTCCCGATGTCGCGCACGCGGATCGGCCGGCCCTCGTAGGTCGCGACGATGAGGTCCGCGAAGGACGGCACGTCCTCCATGCGGCCCATCGTCCGGAGTACCATCTCGCGGTTCCCCTGGTCCACGCGTCCGCCCGGGATCTCGATGTTCTGCTTCTGGAGGGCCTCGCGGACCTGGAGGATCGAGATCTCGTAGGCCGCCATGCGGTCGGGGTCGACGTAGACGTTCACCGCCCGCTCCCAGCCGCCGACCATGATGACCGCGCCGACGCCCTGGACGGTCTCGATGCGCTCCTTGATCTGCTTCTTCGCGACCTCGGTCACCTCGCGGAGGTTACGATTCCCCGCGACGACGACGCTCATGATCGGGGTGGCGTCGACGTCGAACTTCTCCATGATCGGCGGGTCGGTGCCTTCGGGCAGCCGCGAGACGATCGTCGAGACCTTGTCGCGCACCTCCTGGGCGGCGACCGCGCTGTCCTTCGAGAAGAGGAACTGCACGATCACGATCGAGAGGCCTTCCTTGGAGGTCGAGCGTAGGATGTCGATGCCCTCGATGGTGTTGATGATCTCCTCGATGGGCTTGGTGACGCCGCTCTCGATCTCCTCGACGCTCGCGCCCTTGAGGGTCGTGGTGACCGTGACCGTCGGGAAGTCGACGTTCGGAAAGAGATCGAGGCCGAGGCGCTGGAACGAGAACCAGCCGAGGACGACCAGGGACATCACGAGCATGGTCGCGAAGACGGGGCGGCGGATGCAGAGATCGGCGAGGGACATGTCGCCTAGGAATCCATGACTCGGACAGGCTCCTAGGGCGCGACCGTCACGGACGCGCCCTGCTCGAGGCGGTCGAGATTCGAGACGGCGACCTGCTCGTCGCGCTTCACGCCGTCGGCGATCTCGCGGCGGTCGCCGACCGCGACGCCGGTGCGGACGATGCGCTCCTCCGCCTTGCCGTTCGCGATCACGAAGACCTTGGTGACGCCCGCGAAGGTCGTCAGCGCCTTCTCGGGCACGACGACCGCGTCGCCGTGCAGGTCGTAGACGAGATCGCCCTTGGCGAAGAAGCCGGGACGGAGCAGGCGATCGACGTTCGGCACGAGCGCTTCGAGCGTGATCGATCGGTTCG
The DNA window shown above is from Deltaproteobacteria bacterium and carries:
- a CDS encoding Smr/MutS family protein; this encodes MRRLAAWLDRLLARGVAAGAAGAAASRRLPELDLHGFGVREAVAATERFLAEAHAAGIPEVRVVYGKGRHSPDGRGVLREVIPRWLAADGRRWIARADPEPDARGEDAAIRVRLRVRVERRGGG
- a CDS encoding ABC transporter permease, encoding MTARAASRALWRNRLRSGLTMLGMIIGVASVIAMVSVGAGADRFVQQQLASFGTNIIMVIPGAVTSGGARSGWGGASTLTVDDAKALARVPEVAAVTYSRRQVLQVIYGGANWSTVVQGVTDEFERVRDWQIASGGFFTERHEKSGAKVAVLGQTVARNLFGSGQDPVGTVVRIKNVPFKVIGVLAAKGQSSWGQDQDDVVMIPFSTAERRVMGAGILGTVEIIYASARSTADLPVAADAIASVLRQQHRIARGQEDDFTVRTLEDMAGASAAASEVMGNLLLAIASISLLVGGIGIMNILLVSVTERTREIGLRMAVGAKARHILLQFLTEATVLSMTGGLVGIATGLVATRLIGRIAQWPTVLEPASVAAAFLFSGAVGIFFGYYPAYKASRLDPIEALRWE
- a CDS encoding ABC transporter ATP-binding protein, translated to MAAAPGGTPLIETVGLARRYALGDATVHALVDATLRIDAGELVAIVGPSGSGKSTLMNILGCLDRPTSGVYRLGGREVGGLDGDARAEIRNRRIGFVFQSFNLLARTTALENVELPLYYGPLPLAEQRPRAAAALARAGIAHRAHHVPSQMSGGEQQRVAIARALVGDPDLLLADEPTGNLDSRTGGEIMAMLVALNRATGVTIVVVTHDPEVAAASDRVIEFRDGRIVADTPAEARRAARPHATRAGA
- a CDS encoding efflux RND transporter periplasmic adaptor subunit; amino-acid sequence: MTRRWRSLAVAVALVAAAGIVYRALGDRDREVQRWRTEKVTRGDLVASITATGTVNPVTTVQVGTYVSGPIQAIDVDFNSLVARGQRVAKIDPRPFQLRVQQAEAELANARAALAKARADRAYKTANLARNRALAAQGIVAADAVDVLASGVAQAHADVALQEAQTRQAEAKLEEARVNLGYTDIVSPVDGVVVSRNVDVGQTVAASFQTPTLFVIAEDLTKMQVNANVSEADIGTVRAGQTATFTVDAYPERAFTGVVSQVRNSPLNVQNVITYDVVIDAGNADLALRPGMTANVDIVTGRRENVLRVPTAALRFRPPAGEGEAAAAPAGTAIWRLAGGAPEPVVVAPGLSDDSYTEVHGDALREGDPVVVGVERRTEASAQTTQRPPGFNMGGGGRRR
- a CDS encoding efflux RND transporter permease subunit; its protein translation is MSLADLCIRRPVFATMLVMSLVVLGWFSFQRLGLDLFPNVDFPTVTVTTTLKGASVEEIESGVTKPIEEIINTIEGIDILRSTSKEGLSIVIVQFLFSKDSAVAAQEVRDKVSTIVSRLPEGTDPPIMEKFDVDATPIMSVVVAGNRNLREVTEVAKKQIKERIETVQGVGAVIMVGGWERAVNVYVDPDRMAAYEISILQVREALQKQNIEIPGGRVDQGNREMVLRTMGRMEDVPSFADLIVATYEGRPIRVRDIGRVENGVAEPRSRARLNDKNAVSLIVKKQSGTNVVAVVDAVKAKLAELQPILPPDVSTEVVVDQSRFIKRTISEVQHHLILGAILVALTVWLFMRDARSTLIASVAIPTSIIATFTMMRYMGFTLNNVTMLALVLAVGIVIDDAVVILENIFRHIEERGEEPYRAASIGTREIGLAVTATTFSLIVIFLPVAFMGGIIGRFFQSFGITVAFAIAFSLLVSFTLTPMLSSRFLKPKDPAHSAKESPFYRAIDRFYGACLRWSLNHRAAILLLSLAITLTTGPLLRAVGTQFVPQDDQSEFEVILQTPGGYNLERTDALTQELEAKFRSLRGVRETLTTIGDTTGKARPGEGDVTIASIYVRLSDLSERDFSQFDVMADARKVLAAYPDLRASVQGINAFRGGGTRQSELEFSLLGPSLEKLTKYSDELAARMKADPAFVDVDTTLSVRKPELRAAIDRERASAMGLRVEEIAQTLSILVGGEPVSKYKEEDEQYDVWLRADPGKRTGPADVYALTVWSPAANLVKIYSLVDLEEALGPAQIERENRERKVGFFANLHGIPLSVAVERVQRWIREMNLPAQYQIKLGGRAKVLEETVANFITAFLLSLLFMYMVLAAQFESFLHPITIMLALPLSIPFAVFSLWVLRNPLDVYSIFGIFMLFGIVKKNGILQVDYTNTLRAKGIDRDTAIIEANHARLRPILMTSVMLVLGMLPMALGTGPGAASRASMAKVIIGGQTLCLLLSLLVTPVAYALFDDLGRLGWVARLRKASARRRGRPAPAPANGRLGDLP